Proteins from a single region of Ananas comosus cultivar F153 linkage group 3, ASM154086v1, whole genome shotgun sequence:
- the LOC109707884 gene encoding casein kinase II subunit beta-1-like: protein MYKDRGVAGAKAEIGSLDRKRINDAMDKNFEKPSSSSASRGLNGKEKDRFVVPSSSAGKHPDPRDPRSSSLSKDKCSEDESESDSEESDLSAYDDGEDTSWISWFCNLRGNEFFCEVDDEYIQDDFNLCGLSSQVPYYDYALDLILDVESSHGDMFTEEQNELVESAAEMLYGLIHVRYILTSKGMAAMLDKFKNYDFGRCPRVYCCGQPCLPVGQSDIPRSSTVKIYCPKCEDIYYPRSKYQGNVDGAYFGTTFPHLFLMTYGHLKPQKPSQRYIPRVFGFKIHKP, encoded by the exons ATGTATAAAGATCGAGGAGTCGCTGGGGCGAAGGCGGAGATCGGATCGTTGGATCGGAAGAGGATCAACGACGCCATGGACAAGAACTTCGAGAAGCCCTCGTCTTCTTCCGCTTCCCGTGGGTTGAATGGGAAGGAGAAGGATCGGTTCGTCGTGCCCTCGTCGTCGGCGGGGAAGCACCCGGACCCCCGGGACCCGcgctcctcctccctctccaagGACAAGTGCTCCGAAG ATGAATCTGAATCTGACAGTGAAGAATCAGATCTTAGTGCTTATGATGATGGAGAAGACACATCGTGGATATCATGGTTCTGTAACTTAAGAGGGAATGAATTCTTCTGTGAAGTTGATGATGAGTACATACAAGATGATTTCAACCTTTGTGGGCTAAGCAGTCAAGTTCCTTATTATGATTATGCTCTTGATCTTATCTTGGATGTTGAATCTTCTCATG GTGATATGTTTACAGAAGAGCAAAATGAGTTGGTGGAGTCAGCTGCAGAGATGCTATATGGTTTGATTCATGTTCGCTACATTTTAACTAGTAAAGGGATGGCTGCAATG CTTGATAAGTTTAAGAACTATGATTTTGGGCGATGCCCTCGAGTTTACTGCTGCGGCCAACCATGTCTCCCAGTTGGGCAGTCAGATATTCCTCGATCAAGTACTGTAAAAATATACTGTCCCAAATGTGAAGACATATATTATCCAAGATCCAAGTACCAAGGCA ATGTCGACGGAGCTTATTTTGGAACAACATTTCCACACCTGTTCCTGATGACGTACGGGCACCTCAAACCACAGAAGCCTTCACAGCGGTATATTCCCAGAGTATTCGGCTTCAAAATCCATAAGCCATGA
- the LOC109708142 gene encoding metacaspase-1, producing the protein MLMLVNCSGCRTPLQLPPGAHSIRCALCHAVTHVADPRGAPPPPQHSAAPPLPPPPQGSPWGPPPPPSPHGRKRAVICGISYRYSRHELKGCINDAKCMRYLLINRFRFPDSSIIMLTEEETDPFKIPTKQNIRMALYWLVQGCQPGDSLVFHYSGHGSQQRCYNSDEVDGYDETLCPLDFETQGMIVDDEINATIVRPLPRGARLHAIIDACHSGTVLDLPFLCRMNRSGQYAWEDHRPRSGVWKGTSGGEAISFSGCDDDQTSADTSALSKITSTGAMTFCFIQAIEGGHGMTYGSILNAMRSAIRNTGNDAMSGGAVSTLLTMLLTGGSVGGGLGQEPQLTANEPFDVYAKPFSL; encoded by the exons ATGCTGATGCTGGTGAACTGCTCCGGGTGCCGCACCCCGCTGCAGCTCCCCCCGGGCGCCCACTCCATCCGCTGCGCCCTCTGCCACGCCGTCACCCACGTCGCCGACCCCCGCGGCGCccccccgccgccgcagcactccgccgctccgccgctcccgccgccgccgcaggggTCGCCGTGgggccctccgccgccgccgtccccgcaCGGGCGCAAGCGGGCGGTGATCTGCGGGATCTCGTACCGCTACTCGCGCCACGAGCTCAAGGGCTGCATCAACGACGCCAAGTGCATGCGCTACCTCCTCATCAACCGCTTCCGCTTCCCCGACTCCTCCATCATCATGCTCACCG AGGAAGAAACTGATCCATTCAAGATTCCGACCAAGCAGAATATCCGAATGGCCCTCTATTGGCTGGTTCAAGGTTGCCAGCCCGGAGACTCGTTGGTGTTTCACTACTCGGGCCATGGCTCGCAGCAAAGGTGCTACAATTCCGATGAAGTGGACGGATACGATGAAACACTTTGTCCGCTTGATTTTGAAACGCAAGGAATGATCGTAGACGATGAGATCAACGCCACCATCGTCCGTCCGCTTCCTCGTGGGGCTAGGCTTCATGCAATTATTGATGCTTGCCACAGCGGCACCGTGCTCGATTTGCCCTTCCTCTGCAGAATGAATAG GAGCGGGCAGTACGCCTGGGAGGATCACCGCCCGCGGTCAGGTGTCTGGAAAGGTACGAGTGGTGGGGAAGCCATTTCATTTAGCGGCTGTGATGACGACCAAACCTCTGCTGATACCTCG GCCCTTTCGAAGATCACCTCAACAGGTGCGATGACCTTCTGCTTTATCCAAGCTATTGAAGGGGGCCATGGAATGACATATGGGAGCATACTAAATGCCATGAGATCAGCCATCCGAAACACAGGCAATGATGCGATGAGCGGAGGTGCTGTCTCTACACTCCTCACCATGCTGTTGACGGGAGGCAGTGTTGGTGGTGGGTTGGGGCAG GAGCCGCAGCTGACTGCAAATGAACCATTTGATGTCTATGCGAAGCCATTCTCTCTTTGA